In Candidatus Roseilinea sp., one DNA window encodes the following:
- a CDS encoding oligo-1,6-glucosidase — MAHLRWWQRATFYQIYPRSFADGNGDGIGDFAGMIAKLDYLQSLGVDALWLSPHFPSPNADMGYDVSDYTGVAPEYGTLDDFKRFLDGAHARGMRVLLDLVLNHTSEEHPWFIESRSSRDNPKRDWYVWRDPAPDGGPPNNWNSAFGGSAWEFDPATGQYYYHFFFKQQPDLNWRNPEVKAAMWQAVRFWLDMGVDGFRLDAIGTIFEDPAYPNHTARLSQIEMLRAWRENRSPEEQQALMAEFMAMFKYQFGQPGVHALMKELRALLDEYPGDRVLIGEDDDVAYYGNGDDELHLVFNFPLMRTNRLTPAWVRANQAERLSKLPPGAWPCNTLGNHDSTRMWSAFGDGRHDAEIARVNAALVLTLRGTPVLYNGEEIGMTDLLLERFDQLRDNQAINLYHFAVSDGIPPDEAMRMAARMTRDRCRTPMQWANAPNAGFSPPGVHTWLPVNPNYAQGVNVADQEGDPNSMLNFYRRLLALRRRTPALVAGDYAPVNQDAQDYLAFLRRDPDSGQTCLVILNMSSRPQEAHFALSWPSARCLFSSHDREGATVHLSALHLAPFEVFIGETTGAHA, encoded by the coding sequence ATGGCTCACCTGCGCTGGTGGCAACGCGCCACCTTCTACCAAATCTACCCGCGCAGCTTCGCCGACGGCAACGGCGACGGCATCGGCGACTTCGCCGGCATGATCGCGAAGCTAGACTATCTGCAATCGCTGGGCGTGGATGCGTTGTGGCTTTCGCCGCACTTCCCCTCGCCCAACGCCGACATGGGCTACGACGTCTCCGACTACACCGGCGTCGCGCCTGAGTACGGCACGCTCGATGACTTCAAGCGCTTCCTCGACGGCGCGCACGCCCGCGGCATGCGTGTGCTGCTCGACCTGGTGCTCAACCACACGTCCGAGGAACATCCATGGTTCATCGAGTCGCGCAGCAGCCGCGACAACCCCAAGCGCGACTGGTATGTCTGGCGCGATCCGGCGCCGGACGGCGGCCCGCCCAACAACTGGAACTCCGCGTTCGGCGGCTCGGCCTGGGAATTCGACCCGGCTACCGGCCAGTACTACTACCACTTCTTCTTCAAGCAACAGCCCGACCTGAACTGGCGCAACCCAGAAGTGAAAGCGGCGATGTGGCAGGCGGTGCGCTTCTGGCTGGACATGGGCGTGGACGGCTTCCGGCTGGACGCGATCGGCACGATCTTTGAGGATCCGGCTTATCCGAACCACACTGCTCGGCTTTCACAGATCGAGATGCTCCGCGCCTGGCGCGAGAACCGCTCGCCGGAGGAGCAGCAGGCGCTGATGGCCGAGTTCATGGCCATGTTCAAATACCAATTCGGCCAGCCCGGCGTGCATGCGCTGATGAAGGAGCTGCGCGCGCTGCTGGACGAATATCCCGGCGACCGCGTGCTCATCGGCGAGGATGACGACGTGGCCTACTACGGCAACGGCGACGATGAGTTGCACCTGGTGTTCAACTTCCCCCTCATGCGCACCAATCGCCTGACGCCGGCCTGGGTGCGCGCCAATCAGGCCGAGCGACTGAGCAAGTTGCCGCCCGGTGCCTGGCCGTGCAACACGCTGGGCAATCACGACTCGACGCGCATGTGGAGTGCCTTCGGCGACGGTCGGCACGATGCCGAGATCGCCCGCGTGAACGCCGCGCTGGTGCTCACCTTACGCGGCACGCCGGTCCTCTACAACGGCGAGGAGATCGGCATGACCGACCTGCTGCTGGAGCGATTCGACCAGTTGCGCGACAATCAAGCGATCAACTTGTATCATTTCGCGGTGAGCGACGGCATCCCGCCCGATGAGGCGATGCGCATGGCTGCGCGCATGACCCGCGACCGTTGCCGGACGCCGATGCAGTGGGCCAATGCGCCGAACGCCGGATTCAGCCCACCCGGTGTGCATACCTGGCTCCCTGTCAACCCCAACTATGCGCAAGGTGTCAACGTCGCCGATCAAGAGGGCGATCCGAACTCGATGCTGAACTTCTACCGCCGGCTGCTGGCCTTGCGCCGGCGCACCCCTGCGCTGGTCGCCGGAGATTACGCGCCGGTCAACCAAGATGCGCAAGACTACCTGGCCTTCCTGCGACGTGATCCCGACTCCGGCCAGACCTGTCTGGTCATCCTGAATATGTCGTCGCGACCGCAGGAGGCGCACTTTGCGTTGTCCTGGCCGTCGGCGCGCTGCTTATTCTCGTCGCATGACCGCGAAGGGGCGACCGTTCACCTTTCGGCCCTACATCTCGCCCCGTTCGAGGTCTTCATCGGTGAAACCACCGGCGCACATGCGTGA